The following are encoded in a window of Cupriavidus oxalaticus genomic DNA:
- the mutM gene encoding bifunctional DNA-formamidopyrimidine glycosylase/DNA-(apurinic or apyrimidinic site) lyase, with amino-acid sequence MPELPEVEVTRRGLLPHVVGRRIEAVTVRHRGLRWPVEPGLEACLARRVVRRIERRGKYLLLECVSDDAAAPAGWLLVHLGMTGTLRVLPHAPPPGAHDHLDIVLAAGAEGPVVLRLRDPRRFGAVLWTTLPEHELPSHPLLRTLGIEPFDAAFDGAWLHRHTRGRSAAIKTVLLAGGIVVGVGNIYASESLFRAGIRPTTPAGRLSRARCDRLAQAVRETLAQAIERGGSTLRDFVGSDGASGYFQLDCFVYDRAGQPCRICATPVRQIVQGQRSTFYCPNCQH; translated from the coding sequence ATGCCTGAATTGCCCGAGGTCGAAGTGACCCGGCGCGGCTTGCTGCCGCATGTGGTGGGGCGGCGTATTGAAGCGGTGACGGTGCGCCACCGCGGGCTGCGCTGGCCGGTCGAGCCGGGCCTTGAAGCTTGCCTGGCGCGGCGCGTGGTGCGCCGGATCGAACGCCGCGGCAAGTACCTGCTGCTCGAATGTGTCAGCGACGATGCCGCCGCACCGGCCGGCTGGCTGCTGGTGCATCTCGGCATGACCGGCACGCTGAGGGTGTTGCCGCACGCGCCGCCGCCTGGTGCCCACGACCACCTGGACATTGTGCTGGCCGCTGGTGCCGAGGGCCCGGTGGTGCTGCGCTTGCGCGATCCGCGCCGTTTTGGCGCGGTACTGTGGACCACGCTGCCCGAGCACGAACTGCCATCCCACCCGCTGCTGCGCACGCTCGGCATCGAGCCCTTCGATGCTGCCTTCGACGGCGCCTGGCTGCACCGCCACACGCGCGGGCGCAGTGCCGCCATCAAGACCGTCTTGCTGGCCGGCGGCATCGTGGTCGGGGTCGGCAATATCTACGCGTCGGAAAGCCTGTTCCGCGCCGGCATCCGGCCGACCACGCCGGCCGGCCGCCTCAGCCGCGCGCGTTGCGACCGGCTGGCGCAGGCGGTGCGCGAGACACTGGCGCAGGCGATCGAGCGCGGCGGCAGCACACTGCGCGATTTCGTCGGCAGCGACGGCGCCAGCGGCTACTTCCAGCTCGATTGTTTTGTCTACGACCGGGCCGGCCAGCCATGCCGCATCTGCGCCACGCCCGTGCGCCAGATCGTGCAGGGCCAGCGCTCCACCTTCTACTGCCCGAACTGCCAGCACTGA
- a CDS encoding RNA polymerase factor sigma-54 yields the protein MKPSLQLRLSQHLALTPQLQQSIRLLQLSTLELQQEVEQALTENPLLERENDWIESPLRVAADGSVNVQSAPAPAPAEPQGNGEARSDGAADDDSYGDSNGGEDYGGDWSLDDFARRPQGDEDEKTPMQLREAEPTLREYLMEQLTPLKISVRDKGLAIFLIESLDDDGYLGATLEEICAELPEELEFEIEELQAMLTLLQSFDPPGVGARNAAECLGLQLRRLQHPQRELALNIVHNHLELLAVRDYTRLKKALQVDEPALKAAHELIRSLAPYPGHAYSRPEADFVVPDVFVRKSGSGWIAQLNPDVMPRLRINDMYAQILRGAKGESGTAGLQQKLQEARWLIKNIQQRFDTILRVSQAIVERQKNFFTHGEIAMRPLVLREIADTLGLHESTISRVTTNKYMATPMGTFELKYFFGSHVSTETGGAASSTAIRALIKQLIGAEDPRNPLSDSRIAELLGEQGFVVARRTVAKYREALKIPAVNLRKSL from the coding sequence ATGAAACCGTCGCTACAGCTCCGCCTCTCCCAGCACCTGGCACTGACACCGCAACTGCAGCAGTCGATCAGGCTGTTGCAGCTTTCAACGCTGGAATTGCAGCAGGAAGTCGAACAGGCGCTCACGGAAAACCCCCTGCTCGAACGCGAGAACGACTGGATCGAAAGCCCGCTGCGCGTGGCCGCCGATGGTTCGGTCAACGTGCAGAGCGCGCCGGCGCCGGCACCCGCCGAACCGCAAGGCAACGGCGAGGCACGCAGCGATGGCGCGGCCGACGACGACAGCTACGGCGACAGCAATGGCGGCGAAGACTATGGCGGCGACTGGAGCCTGGACGACTTCGCGCGCCGCCCGCAAGGCGACGAAGACGAGAAGACGCCGATGCAGCTGCGCGAAGCCGAGCCCACGCTGCGCGAATACCTGATGGAACAGCTCACGCCGCTGAAGATCTCGGTGCGCGACAAGGGCCTGGCCATCTTCCTGATCGAATCGCTCGACGACGACGGCTACCTCGGTGCAACGCTCGAAGAGATCTGCGCCGAACTGCCGGAAGAACTCGAGTTCGAGATCGAGGAATTGCAGGCGATGCTAACGCTGCTGCAAAGCTTCGACCCGCCGGGCGTGGGCGCGCGCAACGCGGCCGAGTGCCTGGGCCTGCAATTGCGCCGGCTGCAGCACCCGCAGCGCGAACTGGCGCTGAACATCGTGCACAACCACCTCGAGCTGCTGGCGGTGCGCGACTACACGCGCCTGAAAAAAGCCCTGCAGGTAGACGAGCCTGCACTCAAGGCCGCTCACGAACTGATCCGCTCGCTGGCGCCCTATCCGGGCCACGCCTACAGCCGCCCCGAAGCCGACTTTGTGGTGCCCGATGTGTTCGTGCGCAAGAGCGGCAGCGGCTGGATCGCGCAGCTCAATCCGGATGTGATGCCGAGGCTGCGCATCAACGACATGTACGCGCAGATCCTGCGCGGCGCGAAAGGCGAGTCGGGTACCGCGGGCCTGCAGCAGAAACTGCAGGAAGCACGCTGGCTGATCAAGAATATCCAGCAAAGGTTCGACACGATCCTGCGTGTCTCACAGGCCATTGTCGAGCGTCAAAAGAACTTTTTCACGCACGGCGAAATCGCCATGCGCCCCTTGGTTTTGCGGGAGATTGCCGATACACTGGGATTACACGAGTCAACCATCTCCCGGGTGACGACCAATAAATACATGGCAACGCCGATGGGTACTTTCGAACTGAAGTACTTCTTCGGCAGCCACGTGTCCACCGAAACCGGTGGCGCGGCTTCATCAACGGCCATCCGCGCCTTGATCAAGCAACTGATAGGAGCCGAAGACCCGAGGAATCCCCTTTCCGACAGTCGCATCGCCGAACTGCTGGGTGAGCAAGGCTTCGTTGTCGCACGTCGCACCGTTGCCAAATATCGCGAAGCCCTGAAGATCCCCGCAGTGAATCTCCGCAAGTCTTTGTAG
- a CDS encoding LON peptidase substrate-binding domain-containing protein: protein MSSTDLYRPTSSAGSDPGPQTLDNLPLFPLHTVLFPGGRLPLRVFEARYVDMVRNCLRDSTPFGACLIESGEEVARPGKATVPETVGCLAEIVDCNMEQLGVLLIRARGRERFQIISHETRDDGLLVARAQVLPADIIDCKLELLGECLDALRRIVTRLHAEQPDRMPFDEPYLWDDPSWVANRLCELLPAPLKAKQMLMALPDAGMRIEIVHRYMRQNHIV, encoded by the coding sequence ATGTCTTCCACCGACCTTTACCGCCCCACCTCGTCCGCCGGGTCCGACCCCGGGCCGCAGACGCTAGACAACCTCCCGCTGTTCCCGCTGCACACCGTGCTCTTTCCCGGCGGCCGGCTGCCGCTGCGCGTGTTCGAGGCGCGCTATGTCGACATGGTGCGCAACTGCCTGCGCGACAGCACGCCGTTCGGCGCCTGCCTGATCGAGAGCGGCGAAGAAGTGGCGCGGCCCGGCAAGGCCACCGTGCCGGAAACGGTCGGCTGCCTCGCCGAAATCGTCGACTGCAACATGGAGCAGCTCGGCGTGCTGCTGATCCGCGCCCGCGGGCGCGAGCGTTTCCAGATCATCAGCCACGAGACCCGCGACGATGGCCTGCTGGTGGCGCGTGCCCAAGTACTGCCCGCCGATATCATCGACTGCAAGCTCGAACTGCTTGGCGAATGCCTGGACGCCCTGCGCCGGATCGTCACGCGGCTGCATGCAGAGCAGCCCGACCGGATGCCGTTCGACGAGCCTTACCTGTGGGACGATCCCAGCTGGGTCGCCAACCGGCTGTGCGAACTGCTGCCGGCGCCGCTGAAAGCCAAGCAGATGCTGATGGCGCTGCCCGATGCGGGCATGCGCATCGAGATCGTGCACCGTTATATGCGGCAGAACCACATCGTCTGA
- the ptsN gene encoding PTS IIA-like nitrogen regulatory protein PtsN, which yields MNRLAKLLPPGNITLDVSVTSKKRVFEQAGLLFENNHGVARATVTDNLFARESLGSTGLGAGVAIPHGRIKGLKQPLAAFMRLAEPIPFESPDGKPVSLLIFLLVPEQATQQHLEILSEIAQLLSDRDMREGLATLPTSEAVHQLLTEWHP from the coding sequence ATGAATCGTTTGGCCAAATTGCTGCCACCCGGCAACATCACCCTCGACGTCAGCGTCACCAGCAAGAAGCGTGTGTTCGAGCAGGCCGGGCTCCTCTTCGAGAACAACCATGGCGTGGCGCGCGCCACCGTGACCGACAACCTGTTCGCGCGCGAGTCGCTGGGCTCCACCGGACTCGGCGCCGGCGTGGCGATCCCGCATGGCCGCATCAAGGGCCTGAAGCAGCCGCTGGCCGCCTTCATGCGCCTGGCCGAGCCGATCCCGTTCGAATCGCCCGATGGCAAGCCCGTGTCGCTGCTGATTTTCCTGCTGGTGCCGGAACAGGCCACGCAGCAGCACCTGGAAATCCTGTCCGAGATCGCGCAGCTGCTGTCGGACCGCGACATGCGCGAAGGGCTGGCGACCTTGCCCACTTCCGAAGCCGTGCACCAGCTGCTGACCGAATGGCATCCCTGA
- a CDS encoding PsiF family protein, protein MKKLIAMCALVTPLLASVAFAQSASAPAAPAKDKAPTAQQEKMKTCNTQAGDKKGDERKAFMKQCLSAKPDATPRTQQEKMAACSKEGKGKKGDEYKAYMKECLSKSA, encoded by the coding sequence ATGAAGAAACTGATCGCGATGTGCGCGCTGGTCACCCCGCTGCTGGCATCCGTGGCCTTCGCCCAGTCGGCGTCGGCGCCGGCAGCGCCCGCCAAGGACAAAGCTCCCACCGCGCAGCAGGAAAAGATGAAGACCTGCAATACGCAGGCCGGCGACAAGAAGGGGGACGAGCGCAAGGCGTTCATGAAGCAATGCCTGTCGGCCAAGCCGGACGCGACGCCCAGGACCCAGCAGGAAAAGATGGCCGCTTGCAGCAAGGAAGGCAAGGGCAAGAAGGGCGACGAATACAAGGCGTACATGAAGGAGTGCCTGTCGAAGTCGGCCTGA
- a CDS encoding dynamin family protein: protein MTTLAHQFEQYGAWRTGVLQSLAEFQSWLQQHDLYDAQADDRVQRIQSVLRSDRLKVAFIAEFSRGKSELINAIFFADYGRRILPSSAGRTTMCPTELRYDEAEPPCIRLLPIETRLQDASTADFLEAGPSAHWHTVPLDPSSPEGMLEAFQHVVQTVRVPPQQAEALGLYHESDPDAAYAVDAEGMVEISRWRHAVINFPHPLLRQGLVILDTPGLNAIGTEPELTLRLIPDAHVVVFVLAADAGVTRSDLELWRTHVDAGHRRGCLAVLNKIDGLWDPLRQPSEIAGEIARQVSGTAQVLGIEQARVYPVSAQKGLVAKVKHDDALLARSGLPEFEHVLSDQLIPRRRDIVSDQVHRQAQDMARAAQQLLQSRRRDIVEQLFELRGLRGKNHAMVKHMLMRVQGEKEEFEQSISKFQALRLVFGRHSADIIKSLQLRDVRLTMRTAREQMKERFFSRGLREDMDALFAQLAALVTDADNKIGQLHQLIESMYRRFNAEHGFTLPAPMQFTAGRYVAELQETLRLVHAHFGTVSMLTRSRPQLVQSAFSTMASRVLENFRDLNRDIEVWLKSVMTPLEAQVREHQKQLRRRVDSIERIHEATDTLESRIAQLEEVLNGLDERSGKIEGFAQRLLRPAAGAEQASLAVA, encoded by the coding sequence ATGACAACGCTCGCCCACCAATTCGAACAATACGGCGCCTGGAGAACGGGGGTCCTCCAGTCCCTGGCAGAATTCCAGTCGTGGCTGCAGCAGCACGACCTGTACGACGCGCAGGCCGACGACCGCGTGCAGCGCATCCAGAGCGTGCTGCGCAGCGACCGGCTCAAGGTCGCCTTCATTGCGGAGTTCTCGCGCGGCAAGAGCGAACTGATCAATGCGATCTTCTTTGCCGACTACGGGCGCCGTATCCTGCCGTCGTCGGCGGGCCGCACCACCATGTGCCCGACCGAGCTGCGCTACGACGAGGCGGAGCCCCCCTGCATCCGGCTGCTGCCGATCGAAACCAGGCTTCAGGACGCCTCGACTGCGGATTTCCTCGAGGCCGGCCCGTCGGCGCACTGGCATACGGTGCCGCTGGACCCGTCCTCGCCCGAGGGCATGCTCGAGGCCTTCCAGCACGTGGTCCAGACCGTGCGCGTGCCGCCGCAGCAAGCCGAGGCGCTGGGCCTCTACCACGAGAGCGACCCCGATGCCGCCTACGCGGTCGATGCCGAGGGCATGGTCGAGATCTCGCGCTGGCGTCATGCGGTGATCAATTTCCCGCATCCGCTGCTGCGCCAGGGGCTGGTGATCCTCGACACGCCGGGGCTGAACGCGATCGGCACCGAGCCCGAACTGACGCTGCGCCTGATCCCCGACGCACACGTCGTGGTGTTCGTGCTGGCCGCCGATGCCGGCGTGACCAGAAGCGACCTGGAACTGTGGCGCACTCACGTGGACGCCGGCCACCGGCGCGGCTGCCTGGCCGTGCTCAACAAGATCGACGGGCTGTGGGACCCGCTGCGCCAGCCGTCCGAGATCGCCGGCGAGATCGCGCGGCAGGTCTCGGGTACGGCGCAGGTGCTGGGCATCGAGCAGGCGCGTGTCTATCCGGTGTCGGCGCAGAAGGGCCTGGTGGCCAAGGTCAAGCACGACGACGCGCTGCTGGCGCGCAGCGGCCTGCCCGAGTTCGAGCATGTGCTGTCCGACCAGCTGATCCCGCGGCGGCGCGACATCGTCTCCGACCAGGTCCACCGCCAGGCGCAGGACATGGCGCGGGCCGCGCAGCAGCTGCTGCAGAGCCGCCGCCGCGATATCGTCGAGCAACTGTTCGAGCTGCGCGGGCTGCGCGGCAAGAACCACGCGATGGTCAAGCACATGCTGATGCGCGTGCAGGGCGAGAAGGAAGAGTTCGAGCAGAGCATCAGCAAGTTCCAGGCGCTGCGGCTGGTGTTCGGCCGCCACAGCGCCGACATCATCAAGAGCCTGCAGCTGCGCGACGTGCGCCTGACCATGCGTACCGCGCGCGAGCAGATGAAGGAACGCTTCTTCTCGCGCGGCCTGCGCGAGGACATGGATGCGCTGTTCGCCCAGCTCGCCGCGCTGGTGACCGATGCCGACAACAAGATCGGCCAGCTGCACCAGCTGATCGAAAGCATGTACCGGCGCTTCAACGCCGAGCATGGCTTCACGCTGCCCGCGCCGATGCAGTTCACCGCCGGGCGCTACGTGGCCGAGCTGCAGGAAACCTTGCGGCTGGTGCATGCGCACTTCGGCACGGTCAGCATGCTGACGCGCTCGCGGCCGCAGCTGGTGCAGAGCGCCTTCAGCACCATGGCCAGCCGCGTGCTGGAGAACTTCCGCGATCTGAACCGCGATATCGAGGTGTGGCTCAAGTCGGTGATGACGCCGCTGGAGGCGCAGGTGCGCGAGCACCAGAAGCAGCTGCGCCGGCGCGTCGATTCGATCGAGCGCATCCACGAAGCGACCGATACGCTGGAAAGCCGTATTGCACAGCTCGAGGAAGTGCTGAACGGGCTGGATGAGCGCAGCGGGAAGATCGAGGGGTTTGCGCAGCGGTTGCTGCGGCCGGCGGCCGGGGCGGAGCAGGCGAGCCTGGCGGTGGCGTGA
- the hpf gene encoding ribosome hibernation-promoting factor, HPF/YfiA family, translating into MNFKISGHHLDITPPLREYVETKLERIVRHFDQVIGVSVLLSVDNHKEKDRRQYAEINLHLRGKDIFVEAHHEDLYAAIDALVDKLDRQVLRYKDRVQGHDREAVKYQMAAAQMQQ; encoded by the coding sequence ATGAACTTCAAGATCAGTGGACACCACCTTGACATCACGCCGCCGTTGCGTGAGTACGTGGAAACGAAGCTGGAGCGAATCGTCAGGCATTTCGATCAGGTCATTGGCGTTAGCGTGCTGCTCTCTGTCGACAATCACAAGGAAAAGGACAGGCGGCAATATGCGGAAATCAATCTACATCTCAGGGGCAAGGACATCTTCGTTGAAGCGCATCATGAAGACCTGTATGCGGCGATCGACGCACTAGTCGACAAGCTGGACCGTCAGGTACTGCGCTACAAGGACCGCGTGCAAGGCCACGACCGCGAAGCGGTCAAGTACCAGATGGCCGCAGCGCAGATGCAGCAATGA
- the hprK gene encoding HPr(Ser) kinase/phosphatase — MELTGVTSQSIFDDNAADLKLSWVAGLEGADRAFDVEFAREATSAADLVGHLNLIHPNRIQVLGKPEITYYQRLDDDIRKRQMGELILLEPPFLVVADGMEPPPDLELRCTRSSTPLFTTPVSSAAVIDHLRLYLSRISAPRVTMHGVFLDILGMGVLIMGESGLGKSELGLELISRGHGLVADDAVDFVRLGPDFIEGRCPPLLQNLLEVRGLGLLDIKTIFGETAVRRKMKIKLVVQLVRRNDGEFERLPLDSQYLDVLGLPIHMVKIQVAAGRNLAVLVEAAVRNTILRLRGIDTLRDFMDRQRAAMQADAVSRGQGRLL; from the coding sequence ATGGAACTCACCGGCGTCACCTCCCAGTCCATCTTCGACGACAACGCAGCCGACCTCAAACTCTCGTGGGTGGCCGGCCTGGAAGGTGCGGACCGCGCCTTCGACGTCGAATTCGCCCGCGAAGCCACCTCCGCCGCGGACCTGGTGGGCCACCTGAACCTGATCCACCCCAACCGCATCCAGGTACTCGGCAAGCCCGAGATCACCTACTATCAGCGGCTGGACGACGATATCCGCAAGCGCCAGATGGGCGAGCTGATCCTGCTGGAGCCGCCTTTCCTGGTGGTGGCCGACGGCATGGAGCCGCCGCCGGACCTGGAGCTGCGCTGCACGCGCTCTTCCACGCCGCTGTTCACCACGCCGGTGTCGTCGGCCGCGGTGATCGACCACCTGCGCCTGTATCTGTCGCGCATTTCCGCGCCGCGCGTGACCATGCACGGGGTATTCCTCGACATCCTCGGCATGGGTGTGCTGATCATGGGCGAATCGGGCCTGGGCAAGAGCGAACTGGGCCTCGAACTGATCTCGCGCGGCCACGGCCTGGTGGCTGACGACGCGGTTGACTTCGTGCGCCTGGGGCCGGACTTTATCGAGGGCCGCTGCCCGCCGCTGCTGCAGAACCTGCTCGAAGTGCGCGGCCTGGGCCTGCTCGACATCAAGACCATCTTCGGCGAGACCGCGGTGCGCCGGAAAATGAAGATCAAGCTGGTGGTGCAGCTGGTGCGCCGCAACGACGGCGAGTTCGAGCGCCTGCCGCTCGATTCGCAATACCTCGACGTGCTGGGCCTGCCGATCCACATGGTCAAGATCCAGGTGGCGGCCGGCCGCAACCTCGCCGTGCTGGTCGAGGCCGCGGTGCGCAATACCATCCTGCGCCTGCGCGGCATCGACACGCTGCGTGACTTCATGGACCGCCAGCGCGCCGCGATGCAGGCCGATGCGGTCTCGCGCGGCCAGGGCCGCCTGCTCTGA
- the rapZ gene encoding RNase adapter RapZ, producing MRIILITGISGSGKSVALNVLEDAGYYCVDNLPAQFIPDLARYLSSQGYTHLGIATDIRSRESLDQLPDTVRTLAGEHQVEVLFLTASTDALVQRYSETRRRHPLSIRTDGGVVSPGGEPAFNDTALMEAIEMERELLSPLAEAAHRIDTSNVRTNTLRSWIKELIRNDSERLTLLFESFGFKHGVPSDADMVFDVRSLPNPYYDLALRPLTGRDTPVIDFLQAQPMVLAMAEDIRAYVEKWLPSFIADNRSYLTVAIGCTGGQHRSVYIAERLANYFRAHGNVLVRHRELAPAG from the coding sequence ATGCGCATCATCCTCATCACCGGCATTTCCGGTTCCGGCAAGTCCGTCGCACTGAACGTCCTCGAAGATGCGGGGTACTACTGCGTGGACAACCTGCCGGCGCAGTTCATCCCGGACCTGGCCCGCTACCTCTCCAGCCAGGGCTATACGCACCTGGGCATTGCCACCGACATCCGCAGCCGCGAGTCGCTCGACCAGTTGCCCGATACCGTGCGCACGCTCGCCGGCGAGCACCAGGTCGAGGTGCTGTTCCTGACGGCCAGCACGGACGCGCTGGTGCAGCGCTACTCCGAGACGCGCCGGCGCCATCCGCTGTCGATCCGCACCGATGGTGGCGTGGTAAGCCCCGGCGGCGAGCCGGCCTTCAACGACACCGCGCTGATGGAAGCGATCGAAATGGAGCGCGAGCTGCTGAGCCCGCTGGCCGAGGCCGCGCACCGCATCGACACCAGCAATGTGCGCACCAATACGCTGCGCAGCTGGATCAAGGAGCTGATCCGCAACGACAGCGAGCGCCTGACGCTGCTGTTCGAGTCCTTCGGCTTCAAGCACGGTGTGCCCAGCGACGCCGACATGGTGTTCGACGTGCGCTCGCTGCCCAATCCCTATTACGACCTGGCGCTGCGCCCGCTGACCGGGCGCGACACGCCGGTGATCGATTTCCTGCAGGCGCAGCCGATGGTGCTGGCGATGGCCGAGGACATCCGCGCCTATGTGGAAAAGTGGCTGCCGAGTTTCATCGCCGACAACCGCAGCTACCTGACCGTCGCCATCGGCTGTACCGGCGGCCAGCATCGCTCGGTCTATATTGCGGAAAGGCTCGCCAACTATTTCCGCGCGCATGGTAATGTGCTGGTGAGACACCGAGAGCTCGCGCCGGCGGGCTGA
- the mutY gene encoding A/G-specific adenine glycosylase, whose product MPRKSAPRATAAIPDDIHVPPDFGARVVNWQRVHGRHDLPWQNTRDAYRIWLSEIMLQQTQVSAVIEYFQRFVATLPTVQALAAAPADQVMALWAGLGYYSRARNLHRCAMQVVSEHGGVFPTDPAVLATLPGIGRSTAAAIAAFSAGVRSPILDGNVKRVFARCFGIHGHPGERAVETRMWQLAGIALPAAGPRQAEDMVAYTQGLMDLGATVCSRGKPACLADAGACPLSADCVARRDGLTGVLPTPKPRAAIPERSTVMLMVRREREVLLRLRPGSGIWGGLWSLPEMPVDTVPFDAEAAEAAALDYARAYGAPVRAAMAGELTHVFTHFRLLIRAIRVDVGAGDLMVQDSAAEAATEAAQRWLSLDDLDALGTPAPVRRLLEDQARGGLF is encoded by the coding sequence ATGCCCCGCAAGTCCGCCCCCCGAGCCACCGCAGCCATCCCCGACGACATCCACGTGCCCCCCGATTTCGGCGCACGGGTCGTCAACTGGCAACGCGTCCACGGCCGGCACGACCTGCCGTGGCAGAACACGCGCGACGCCTACCGCATCTGGCTGTCGGAAATCATGCTGCAGCAGACCCAGGTCAGCGCGGTGATCGAGTATTTCCAGCGCTTTGTCGCCACCTTGCCGACGGTGCAGGCATTGGCTGCCGCGCCTGCCGACCAGGTGATGGCGCTGTGGGCCGGCCTCGGCTACTACTCGCGCGCACGCAACCTGCACCGCTGCGCCATGCAGGTGGTCAGCGAGCACGGCGGCGTTTTCCCGACCGATCCCGCGGTACTGGCAACGCTGCCCGGCATCGGCCGCTCGACCGCAGCGGCAATCGCCGCCTTCAGCGCCGGCGTGCGCTCGCCGATTCTCGACGGCAACGTCAAGCGCGTGTTTGCGCGCTGCTTCGGCATCCATGGCCATCCTGGCGAGCGCGCGGTGGAAACGCGCATGTGGCAGCTGGCCGGGATCGCGCTGCCCGCAGCGGGCCCGCGCCAGGCCGAAGACATGGTCGCCTATACGCAAGGGCTGATGGACCTGGGCGCGACGGTCTGCTCGCGCGGCAAGCCCGCGTGCCTGGCCGATGCCGGCGCGTGCCCGCTGTCCGCCGACTGCGTGGCGCGCCGCGACGGGTTGACCGGCGTGCTGCCCACGCCAAAGCCGCGCGCCGCGATCCCCGAGCGCAGCACGGTGATGCTGATGGTGCGGCGCGAGCGTGAAGTGTTGTTGCGGCTGCGTCCCGGCAGCGGCATCTGGGGCGGGCTGTGGAGCCTGCCCGAGATGCCTGTCGACACCGTGCCCTTCGATGCGGAAGCCGCCGAAGCCGCCGCGCTCGACTACGCCCGCGCCTATGGCGCACCCGTGCGCGCCGCGATGGCGGGCGAACTGACCCATGTCTTCACGCACTTCCGCCTGTTGATCCGCGCGATCCGCGTCGATGTGGGCGCAGGTGACCTGATGGTGCAGGATAGTGCCGCTGAAGCCGCCACGGAAGCGGCGCAGCGCTGGCTTTCGCTCGACGATCTCGATGCGCTGGGCACGCCCGCGCCGGTGCGCAGGCTGCTGGAGGACCAGGCCCGCGGCGGCCTGTTCTGA
- the lptB gene encoding LPS export ABC transporter ATP-binding protein, producing MTDTATIAEKPSVQATAVLEGGSTLVVRHLKKRYGSRTVVKDVSLDVKSGEVVGLLGPNGAGKTTSFYMIVGLVNLDEGDIVLDGDHISGLPIHERARMGLSYLPQEASVFRKLNVEENIRAVLELQVENGKPLAKAEIDRRLDALLDDLQIAHLRNNPALSLSGGERRRVEIARALASSPRFILLDEPFAGVDPIAVGEIQRIVSFLKARNIGVLITDHNVRETLGICDHAYIISEGTVLAAGQPEEIIANESVRRVYLGENFRM from the coding sequence ATGACCGATACCGCCACCATCGCCGAAAAGCCCTCCGTCCAAGCCACGGCCGTCCTCGAAGGCGGCAGCACGCTGGTCGTGCGCCACCTGAAGAAGCGCTACGGCTCGCGCACCGTGGTCAAGGATGTCTCGCTGGACGTAAAGAGCGGCGAAGTGGTCGGCCTGCTCGGCCCCAACGGCGCGGGCAAGACCACCTCGTTCTACATGATCGTGGGGCTGGTGAACCTGGACGAGGGCGATATCGTGCTCGACGGCGACCACATCAGCGGCCTGCCGATCCACGAGCGCGCGCGCATGGGCCTGTCCTACCTGCCGCAGGAAGCATCGGTCTTCCGCAAGCTCAACGTCGAGGAAAACATCCGCGCCGTGCTGGAGCTGCAGGTGGAAAACGGCAAACCGCTGGCCAAGGCCGAGATCGACCGCAGGCTCGACGCGCTGCTCGACGACCTGCAGATTGCGCACCTGCGCAACAACCCCGCGCTGTCGCTGTCCGGCGGCGAACGCCGCCGCGTGGAAATCGCGCGCGCGCTGGCCTCGTCGCCGCGCTTCATCCTGCTGGATGAACCGTTCGCCGGCGTGGACCCGATCGCAGTGGGCGAGATCCAGCGCATCGTCAGCTTCCTGAAGGCGCGCAACATCGGCGTGCTGATCACCGACCACAACGTGCGCGAAACGCTTGGCATCTGCGACCACGCGTACATCATCAGCGAAGGCACCGTGCTGGCCGCCGGGCAGCCCGAAGAGATCATCGCCAACGAATCGGTGCGGCGCGTCTACCTGGGCGAAAACTTCCGCATGTGA